From Methanococcus maripaludis, one genomic window encodes:
- a CDS encoding zinc ribbon domain-containing protein: MMEIFCMDCGLKLNKNDKTCPNCGSLKQEIIIDIVDTTTITVHEEIRGKTKKMDLKKPLFEFKQGDSLHKKSGVWNHREMIIDRENNTYKEIIMDKDNNIIHSCEEPLSEHFGHGSAKYKSNKYKENK; encoded by the coding sequence ATGATGGAAATATTTTGTATGGATTGCGGATTAAAATTAAATAAGAACGATAAAACGTGTCCAAATTGTGGAAGTTTAAAACAGGAAATCATAATTGATATTGTCGATACAACAACCATAACCGTGCATGAAGAAATACGTGGTAAAACTAAAAAAATGGATTTAAAAAAGCCATTATTTGAGTTTAAACAAGGCGATAGTTTACATAAAAAATCAGGTGTCTGGAATCATCGGGAAATGATAATAGATAGAGAAAATAACACATATAAAGAAATAATAATGGATAAAGACAATAACATAATACATTCCTGTGAAGAACCACTTTCAGAACATTTTGGCCACGGTAGTGCAAAATACAAGTCTAATAAATATAAAGAAAATAAATAA
- a CDS encoding thiamine pyrophosphate-binding protein — protein MKYLDFMIDFFENKGVKSVFAYPGEQILPIYRALHENSKINCIDVKHEQASAHAADGYFRGTNEVGICLATAGPGATNLTTGIATAFKDSSSVLAITGRCSTNYIGKNYFQEIPMDFLNFEKGYFIESPDSKYLINSYNDVYELKKPISLNIPADIYDQSVIDSEMDLKNNFGESIENAVSTIKKYKNAKNPVLLIGQGIYGNLKYYEMIEIGKILKKLQIPILTTYPARGVVDENFENVYAMVGRRGSLESNELILKSDAVFSIGASLSYNTLPESIRDKILYNVIPLNFGINSTNDIKTIVNTFNENVSSGHVKLSGQNLSRNEFKFGDYSTKIHEILENLPKDTIITTDAGNHTVFVSLLKKCVAPRNIISSHSMGTMGFGLPASIGVKFGCNDYNINREVVSISGDGGFQMNIQELGTVAENNLKILIVVMKNNHLNMFGKINTPDFNKIADAYGIENVYIQNSDEIGENVSYFLKKSIPYVMVVECENEKLPKPFI, from the coding sequence ATGAAATATTTGGATTTTATGATAGATTTTTTTGAAAATAAAGGCGTTAAATCTGTTTTCGCATATCCTGGAGAGCAGATTCTTCCAATTTATAGGGCACTTCATGAAAACTCGAAAATAAACTGTATCGATGTAAAACATGAACAAGCTTCTGCTCATGCGGCAGATGGATACTTTAGGGGTACAAATGAAGTTGGAATTTGCCTTGCAACTGCTGGCCCAGGCGCTACAAATTTAACAACTGGTATAGCAACTGCCTTTAAAGATTCTTCTTCAGTTCTTGCAATTACTGGACGGTGTTCTACAAATTATATTGGAAAAAACTACTTTCAAGAAATTCCAATGGATTTCTTAAATTTTGAAAAAGGATATTTTATCGAGAGTCCTGACTCCAAATATTTAATTAATTCATATAATGATGTTTATGAACTTAAAAAACCGATTTCATTAAATATTCCTGCAGATATCTACGACCAATCCGTTATTGATTCAGAAATGGATTTAAAAAATAATTTTGGTGAATCGATTGAAAATGCGGTTTCAACGATAAAAAAGTACAAAAATGCTAAAAATCCCGTTTTACTCATCGGACAGGGAATTTATGGAAATTTAAAATACTATGAAATGATTGAAATTGGTAAAATTTTAAAAAAGCTTCAAATTCCAATATTAACAACTTATCCTGCAAGAGGGGTAGTTGATGAGAATTTTGAAAATGTATACGCAATGGTTGGAAGAAGGGGAAGTTTAGAGTCAAATGAACTCATTTTAAAAAGCGATGCAGTATTTTCAATAGGTGCAAGTCTTTCATACAACACACTTCCAGAAAGCATAAGGGATAAAATTTTATATAATGTAATTCCCCTTAATTTTGGTATCAATAGTACCAACGACATTAAGACTATTGTAAATACATTTAATGAAAACGTTTCTTCCGGCCACGTTAAGCTGTCCGGACAAAATTTAAGCCGAAACGAATTTAAATTCGGCGACTATTCTACTAAAATCCATGAAATATTGGAAAATTTACCAAAAGATACAATAATAACTACGGATGCTGGAAATCACACTGTTTTCGTTTCTTTATTAAAAAAATGTGTGGCTCCACGAAATATCATTTCTTCTCATTCAATGGGCACTATGGGCTTTGGGCTTCCTGCCTCAATCGGTGTCAAATTTGGATGCAATGATTACAATATAAACCGAGAAGTCGTTTCCATCAGTGGAGATGGCGGTTTTCAGATGAATATCCAAGAACTTGGGACTGTCGCTGAAAACAATTTAAAAATACTTATTGTAGTGATGAAAAACAATCATTTAAACATGTTTGGCAAAATCAATACGCCCGATTTCAATAAAATAGCGGATGCATACGGAATTGAAAATGTTTACATCCAAAACAGCGATGAAATCGGTGAAAATGTATCTTACTTCTTAAAAAAGAGCATTCCATACGTTATGGTTGTAGAATGCGAAAATGAAAAACTTCCAAAACCGTTTATTTAA
- a CDS encoding fumarylacetoacetate hydrolase family protein, with protein MDIIPSKIVCAGLNYKDHAKELKMELPKEPVIFLKPTSSIIFNEEAIKIPKASKRVDYEAELAIVIGKTCKSVKKEDAKNYIKGFTILNDVTARDIQEKDGQWTRAKSFDTFCPIGPKIVSGIDANNLKIQLRVNGKIKQDSNTNNMIFDVEELVEFVSSVMTLYPDDIISTGTPPGVGKLEKGDTVEIEIENIGILKNFVE; from the coding sequence TTGGACATAATTCCTTCAAAAATAGTGTGTGCTGGATTAAATTACAAAGACCATGCCAAAGAACTTAAAATGGAGTTGCCAAAAGAGCCAGTCATATTTTTAAAACCCACTTCTTCGATAATATTTAACGAAGAAGCAATAAAAATACCAAAAGCATCTAAAAGAGTTGATTACGAAGCTGAACTTGCAATTGTAATTGGAAAAACCTGTAAATCTGTAAAAAAAGAAGATGCTAAAAACTACATAAAAGGATTTACAATTTTAAATGATGTTACTGCAAGAGACATTCAGGAAAAAGATGGGCAGTGGACAAGAGCCAAATCCTTCGATACGTTTTGTCCAATTGGTCCAAAAATAGTATCTGGAATAGATGCAAACAACTTAAAAATCCAGTTAAGAGTTAATGGAAAAATAAAACAGGATTCTAACACCAATAATATGATATTTGATGTCGAAGAACTTGTTGAATTTGTTTCATCGGTAATGACACTTTATCCGGATGACATTATTTCGACAGGAACTCCGCCAGGAGTTGGAAAACTTGAAAAAGGAGATACTGTCGAAATTGAAATTGAAAACATTGGAATTTTGAAAAATTTCGTTGAATAA
- a CDS encoding DNA methyltransferase, whose protein sequence is MLNLRNTKAGFLLSAEHEKLPLAELNALIDIFSLDGNLNCFKNYVILESSISEDIIKKMVSRGGYTNEGHVLFSETPIINQNVDETLHNFFKISETLDFPVEHDETFAVRVLKLEKDSPFNSMEIERKLGGIIKKKTSAEVSLKNPIKTIRVVISDNKIYTGLVLEKRDIEYFQNNRPHLRAYFHPGCIMPKLARCLVNLSRVKEGEIVLDPFCGTGGFLIEAGFLGCKLIGSDIDEQMVKGAILNLNTYDLSKQVISIKQNDAKNVSKYLGELGIEKIDGIVTDPPYGISTFKKGDMLEIFEKIAGVLKNNDYLVFAAPNKMELNLELVKFYEMRVHKSLTRYIHVYRKN, encoded by the coding sequence ATGTTGAATTTAAGAAACACAAAAGCAGGTTTTTTGTTGAGTGCTGAGCACGAAAAACTCCCACTGGCAGAACTAAATGCTTTAATCGATATTTTTAGTCTTGATGGTAATTTAAACTGCTTTAAAAATTACGTGATACTGGAAAGTTCAATTTCAGAAGATATTATAAAAAAAATGGTTAGTAGAGGTGGGTATACGAACGAAGGACACGTTTTATTCTCAGAAACTCCGATAATTAACCAGAATGTAGACGAAACATTGCATAATTTTTTCAAAATTTCTGAAACTCTTGATTTTCCAGTTGAACATGATGAAACTTTTGCAGTTCGTGTTTTAAAATTAGAAAAAGATAGCCCGTTCAATTCGATGGAAATCGAAAGAAAACTCGGAGGGATTATAAAGAAAAAAACTTCTGCTGAAGTAAGTTTAAAAAACCCGATAAAAACTATTCGAGTTGTTATTTCAGATAATAAGATCTATACAGGACTCGTTCTTGAAAAAAGAGATATTGAATATTTCCAAAATAACAGGCCCCATTTAAGAGCATATTTCCACCCAGGATGTATAATGCCAAAACTTGCAAGGTGTCTTGTAAATTTATCGAGAGTTAAAGAAGGAGAGATTGTTTTAGATCCATTCTGCGGAACAGGAGGATTCTTAATTGAAGCCGGATTTTTAGGATGCAAATTAATTGGTAGTGACATCGATGAACAGATGGTAAAAGGTGCAATTTTAAACTTAAATACATATGATTTATCAAAACAGGTCATTTCAATAAAGCAGAACGATGCTAAAAACGTCTCAAAATATTTAGGAGAATTGGGAATTGAAAAAATAGATGGAATTGTAACTGACCCCCCATACGGGATTTCCACGTTCAAAAAAGGAGATATGTTAGAAATTTTCGAAAAAATTGCTGGTGTTTTAAAGAATAACGATTATTTAGTCTTTGCAGCCCCAAATAAAATGGAACTTAATTTAGAGTTAGTTAAATTCTACGAAATGAGAGTTCACAAAAGCCTTACAAGGTATATTCACGTTTATAGGAAAAATTAA
- a CDS encoding DUF2117 family protein — MNVGIVVHGPEIIDSGFAEKIFAILKNLDENINLQIKLGGTIGRVAVIDNSLEDIIDISEKLVPSKSLKKLENNDILILLNYGKSKITGHTFGKIVVERSNVEKPVIQIERPGESDGTIILWNTTKDDENLRNIVDEISDKLDLNVDECISKGLNFWVEGTKSFRKINGVDIDESIMLNGIIIGRSNQNDVTIVSENGNIVDIIGGTVKWHGVEKLGNIDLEKVVVKTGLLRRHPSKNQKIAKYNLNSDLGEVLFVNHAGEDVLETIKHKKICAVITVGDDTTTICGDILSRFGVKIIGITDGDKDDILKNPSILSGSVVFLIKNQKDDDVGELLEKELGNFEKLGNFEKYVETIKQIMKRECIEFEEIIY, encoded by the coding sequence TTGAACGTAGGAATTGTTGTACATGGGCCTGAAATCATTGATTCGGGATTTGCAGAAAAAATTTTTGCTATTTTAAAAAATTTAGATGAAAATATCAATTTACAGATTAAATTAGGCGGAACCATTGGAAGGGTTGCAGTAATCGATAATTCCCTTGAAGATATCATCGATATTTCTGAAAAGCTGGTTCCATCAAAATCACTTAAAAAACTTGAAAATAATGACATATTAATTCTTTTAAACTATGGAAAATCAAAAATTACCGGCCACACTTTCGGAAAAATCGTTGTTGAAAGATCAAACGTTGAAAAGCCAGTTATTCAGATTGAAAGGCCTGGAGAATCTGATGGAACGATAATACTATGGAATACTACAAAAGATGATGAAAATTTAAGAAATATTGTGGACGAAATTTCGGATAAACTCGATTTAAACGTTGACGAATGTATCAGTAAAGGATTAAATTTCTGGGTTGAAGGAACTAAATCGTTTAGAAAAATAAATGGTGTAGATATTGACGAGTCCATTATGCTAAACGGCATCATAATTGGACGATCTAATCAAAACGATGTTACAATAGTTTCTGAAAATGGAAATATCGTGGATATTATTGGTGGAACTGTCAAATGGCATGGTGTTGAAAAGTTAGGAAATATCGACCTTGAAAAAGTTGTTGTAAAAACAGGACTTTTAAGGCGCCACCCTTCAAAAAACCAGAAAATTGCCAAATATAACTTAAATTCTGATTTAGGAGAAGTTTTATTTGTAAATCATGCTGGAGAAGACGTTTTAGAAACCATAAAGCATAAAAAAATATGTGCTGTCATAACGGTTGGTGACGATACAACAACAATCTGCGGAGATATCCTCTCAAGATTTGGAGTTAAAATAATTGGAATTACTGACGGGGATAAAGACGATATTTTAAAAAATCCGAGTATTTTAAGCGGTTCTGTTGTATTTCTGATTAAAAATCAAAAAGATGACGATGTCGGGGAATTACTTGAAAAAGAACTTGGTAATTTTGAAAAATTGGGGAATTTTGAAAAATACGTGGAAACTATAAAACAGATAATGAAGAGAGAATGTATTGAATTTGAAGAAATAATCTATTAA
- a CDS encoding DUF367 family protein produces MKLFIYHEKQCDPKRCTALKMGKLGYAKIITNPNKVPRNSLLLNPYSEKTVSVEDREIIEKYGILGLDCSWKQAEVVFKKTNAKNQRVLPFLIAGNPVNYGKPCKLTTLEAIVATLYIANYKNEAVSLLNGFKWGNTFIDVNKELLEQYCGKTSDEIIRIQNEILNNIRNR; encoded by the coding sequence ATGAAACTTTTCATATACCATGAAAAACAGTGCGACCCAAAACGGTGTACTGCACTAAAAATGGGAAAACTCGGGTACGCAAAGATAATTACAAATCCAAACAAGGTTCCGAGGAATTCACTTTTACTAAATCCATATTCGGAAAAGACAGTTTCCGTTGAAGATAGGGAAATTATCGAAAAATATGGAATTTTGGGACTGGACTGTTCGTGGAAACAGGCTGAAGTTGTATTTAAAAAAACAAACGCCAAGAATCAGAGAGTTTTACCGTTCTTGATTGCAGGAAATCCTGTAAATTACGGAAAACCCTGTAAACTAACTACTCTGGAAGCAATAGTGGCCACCCTCTATATAGCAAACTATAAAAATGAGGCCGTCTCTTTATTGAATGGTTTCAAATGGGGAAACACTTTTATAGATGTTAATAAAGAGTTACTTGAACAGTATTGTGGAAAAACATCTGATGAAATCATTAGGATTCAGAACGAAATTTTAAATAACATACGAAACAGGTGA
- a CDS encoding 50S ribosomal protein L40e, giving the protein MAFEEAIKRVFMKKICMKCNSRNSWKATKCRKCGYTNLRPKAKEARA; this is encoded by the coding sequence ATGGCATTCGAAGAAGCAATCAAAAGAGTTTTCATGAAAAAGATTTGCATGAAATGTAATTCAAGAAACTCATGGAAAGCTACAAAATGTAGAAAATGTGGATACACAAATTTAAGGCCTAAAGCTAAAGAAGCTAGAGCATAA
- the hpt gene encoding hypoxanthine/guanine phosphoribosyltransferase, producing MSRLLEESLKTCPIVKRGEYHYFIHPISDGVPLVKPELLRDVSTRVIKMIDTDIDKIVTAEAMGIPIVTAVSIATDIPYVIMRKREYLLEGEIPVHQETGYSKGELYLNGINKGDKVVILDDVISTGGTLVAIINALKRAGADIKDVLCIIDRGNGQNVVEEKTGYKVKTLVKIEVVDGKVQILE from the coding sequence ATGAGCAGATTATTGGAAGAATCATTGAAAACATGCCCTATTGTAAAAAGAGGAGAATACCACTACTTTATACACCCCATATCTGATGGAGTTCCACTTGTTAAACCAGAATTATTAAGAGACGTTTCAACAAGAGTCATCAAGATGATTGACACAGACATTGATAAAATAGTGACCGCAGAAGCCATGGGGATTCCAATCGTGACCGCAGTATCGATTGCAACAGATATTCCTTATGTCATAATGAGAAAAAGAGAATACTTACTCGAAGGCGAAATTCCAGTTCACCAAGAAACTGGATACAGTAAGGGGGAACTCTACTTAAACGGGATAAATAAAGGAGACAAAGTTGTAATCCTCGATGATGTTATATCAACCGGTGGAACCCTTGTTGCAATTATAAACGCATTGAAAAGAGCTGGTGCAGATATCAAAGATGTTTTGTGTATAATCGATAGAGGAAACGGGCAGAACGTTGTTGAAGAAAAAACAGGATACAAAGTAAAAACTCTTGTAAAAATTGAAGTTGTTGATGGAAAAGTACAGATATTAGAGTAA
- the nifH gene encoding nitrogenase iron protein has product MKQIAFYGKGGIGKSTTVCNLAAALSKSGKKVIVVGCDPKHDCTSNLRRGEDIPTVLDVLREKGIDKLGIETIIRENLLKKEDIIYEGFNGIYCVEAGGPKPGYGCAGRGVIVVIDLLKKMNVFEELGVDIVIYDVLGDVVCGGFAMPLRMGLADQIYVVTSSDYMALYAANNICNGISQFVKRGGSTLGGIVYNVRGSMDAFDIVSEFASQLNANIIGKVPNSSIINEAEIDGQTAIEYAPEEEISKIYMELAETIYKNNTGTTPKPLENAQIMQIGKMIKERIKKQKTVE; this is encoded by the coding sequence TTGAAACAGATTGCGTTCTACGGAAAAGGAGGCATTGGAAAGTCGACTACTGTTTGTAATTTGGCAGCGGCATTATCAAAAAGTGGTAAAAAGGTTATCGTTGTAGGATGTGATCCAAAACACGATTGTACGTCCAATTTAAGACGTGGTGAAGATATACCTACTGTTTTAGATGTTTTGAGAGAAAAAGGAATTGATAAACTTGGAATTGAAACCATAATTCGCGAGAATTTATTAAAAAAAGAAGACATAATTTACGAAGGATTTAATGGAATTTACTGCGTTGAAGCAGGCGGCCCAAAACCCGGGTACGGCTGTGCGGGAAGAGGAGTGATTGTTGTAATCGACCTCTTAAAAAAAATGAACGTTTTTGAAGAACTCGGTGTAGATATAGTTATTTATGATGTTTTAGGGGATGTTGTGTGCGGAGGATTTGCAATGCCGCTTAGAATGGGGCTTGCTGACCAGATTTACGTAGTAACTTCTTCAGATTACATGGCGCTCTATGCAGCAAACAATATCTGCAACGGAATAAGCCAGTTTGTAAAACGTGGAGGAAGTACACTTGGAGGCATTGTATACAACGTCAGGGGATCTATGGATGCATTTGATATTGTAAGTGAATTTGCGAGTCAGTTAAATGCAAATATCATTGGAAAAGTTCCAAATTCTTCAATAATTAACGAAGCTGAAATCGATGGACAGACTGCAATAGAATACGCTCCAGAAGAAGAAATAAGTAAAATATACATGGAACTTGCAGAAACGATATATAAAAATAATACTGGAACGACTCCAAAACCGCTTGAAAACGCCCAAATAATGCAGATTGGAAAAATGATTAAAGAAAGAATAAAAAAACAGAAAACTGTCGAATAA
- the acs gene encoding acetate--CoA ligase, which translates to MKTGDKYIMLEKYSEMQQKALDDPEKFWGEQAKCLEWDKTWDKVLDWNPPYAKWFKGGILNASYNCVDRHIKGNRRNKAAIICEKEDGSCGILTYYELYREINKFANVLENLGVEKGDVVTIYMPMMTEAIIAMLACSRIGAIHNVVFSGFSSDALADRINDSKSKILVTTNLLYRRGKEIDLKKILDKALLNCNSIKHVVYAKRGSEEFNLVSGKEYFWDELMGGAKSYVEPVPVESEHPLFILYTSGTTGSPKGVVHSTGGYLTYATKTMDWTWGLNEMDVFWCTADIGWITGHTYVVYGPLSLGATIVLYEGAIDYPEPDRLWGIVENHGVTLLYTAPTAIRMLMMYGEKWVNTHDLSTLRLLGSVGEPINPRAWKWYYKVIGKEKCPICDCYWQTETGGHMIYPAIGLQSVPLKPGSATFPGIGIDVDVVDNEGNPVDANVKGNLIIKKPWPGMLAGLWNNDERYRAAYWDRFKNKFSTSDYAIRDQDGYIWVLGRSDEVLNVSGHRIGTAELEHELVSNKMVAESAVVGKPDDVKGEVPVAFVILNEKYRELPSNEVKATLIRHIRDTVGPIGTPAMIFFVNKLPKTRSGKIMRRILKKLIMGEDIGDVSTLEDNTSLEEVKKELEDFKYD; encoded by the coding sequence ATGAAAACTGGAGACAAATACATAATGCTCGAAAAATATTCGGAAATGCAGCAGAAAGCTTTGGATGACCCTGAAAAATTCTGGGGAGAACAGGCAAAATGTTTAGAATGGGATAAAACCTGGGATAAGGTATTGGACTGGAATCCTCCTTACGCAAAATGGTTCAAAGGCGGTATTTTAAATGCAAGTTACAACTGTGTTGATAGACACATAAAAGGAAACCGGAGAAATAAAGCTGCTATAATCTGCGAAAAAGAGGATGGGAGCTGCGGAATTTTAACATATTATGAGTTATACCGGGAAATAAATAAATTCGCAAATGTTCTTGAGAATTTGGGCGTTGAAAAAGGCGATGTTGTTACAATCTACATGCCGATGATGACAGAGGCAATTATTGCAATGCTCGCATGTTCGAGAATTGGGGCAATCCACAACGTTGTATTCTCTGGATTTTCATCAGATGCGCTCGCTGATCGGATAAATGATTCAAAATCAAAAATATTGGTTACTACAAACCTGTTGTACAGGCGTGGAAAAGAGATTGACCTTAAAAAAATACTGGATAAAGCACTATTAAATTGTAATTCAATAAAACACGTAGTTTATGCAAAAAGAGGCAGTGAAGAATTTAATTTAGTTTCCGGAAAAGAGTACTTCTGGGATGAATTGATGGGCGGAGCTAAAAGCTACGTAGAACCGGTTCCTGTAGAGTCAGAGCACCCACTATTTATTCTTTACACGAGCGGTACAACAGGAAGTCCAAAAGGGGTAGTTCACTCAACAGGGGGATATTTAACTTACGCTACGAAAACCATGGATTGGACATGGGGATTAAATGAAATGGATGTATTTTGGTGTACTGCAGATATTGGCTGGATTACCGGCCACACGTATGTGGTTTATGGGCCGCTATCACTTGGTGCTACGATAGTTCTTTACGAAGGTGCGATAGATTACCCTGAACCTGACAGATTGTGGGGTATTGTAGAAAATCACGGAGTTACATTACTCTACACTGCACCAACCGCGATAAGAATGCTCATGATGTACGGTGAAAAATGGGTAAATACTCACGATTTATCAACACTGAGACTTTTGGGAAGCGTTGGTGAGCCGATAAACCCAAGAGCTTGGAAATGGTACTATAAAGTAATTGGAAAAGAAAAATGCCCAATATGTGACTGCTACTGGCAAACAGAAACAGGGGGACACATGATATACCCTGCAATTGGACTCCAGTCAGTCCCATTAAAACCAGGTTCTGCAACGTTCCCAGGAATTGGAATTGACGTTGATGTTGTAGATAACGAAGGAAATCCAGTTGATGCAAATGTAAAAGGAAATCTTATCATAAAAAAGCCATGGCCAGGAATGCTTGCAGGGCTGTGGAATAATGATGAAAGGTACCGTGCAGCATATTGGGATAGGTTCAAAAACAAATTCTCAACATCTGACTATGCAATAAGAGATCAGGATGGATATATATGGGTACTGGGACGATCTGACGAAGTATTGAATGTTTCAGGACACAGAATCGGAACTGCGGAACTCGAACACGAACTTGTATCGAATAAAATGGTTGCAGAGTCTGCAGTAGTTGGAAAACCTGATGACGTGAAAGGAGAGGTTCCTGTTGCATTTGTGATATTAAACGAAAAATACCGGGAACTTCCATCAAATGAAGTAAAAGCTACACTTATAAGGCATATCCGGGATACTGTTGGTCCAATTGGAACTCCAGCAATGATATTCTTCGTAAATAAACTTCCAAAAACAAGAAGTGGAAAGATAATGAGAAGAATCTTGAAAAAACTTATAATGGGCGAAGATATAGGGGATGTTAGCACTTTGGAAGACAATACCAGTCTAGAAGAAGTTAAAAAAGAGCTTGAAGATTTCAAGTACGATTAA
- a CDS encoding FAD-dependent oxidoreductase: MDVIVVGGGTSGLLSALALEKEGHNVIVFEKEDVVGGLCRSEKIDGYTVDIGVHAITMLDNGPLIRLLNKYSRYIPNFRNYGDYYIRTDKLHRIPVSMHEWMTTPVIPNKDKVLITSKIMDLMTMGFTKDASVHDFVKEMGLSQTSIDFFNTIAYFLSGEDLEHTPLWRFFTGAGYIPEDDILPFIYKDMKINPLKSTLVKKFGTERIINILNAGFISSIKNGSKKYINKFMTEHRYSTQGYPVGGVQSICNCVTYSLTNTQIKNEEVKKITKNGKKYTVKTSEGEYTSDIIVYSAPAITLPKVAKITKIQKNKEKLSNIKFTKSTTVWIGDEKNYFPYLGSEIWIENPCWASTISNYDESLAPKGKHLMGFSFVNSKREDALQTIENKLNLNTDKVDMLYVQETVPEQASCSIGQFFVYPKIDDSFFVVGTDSDPRSMGITRAAYSVEVMLSEFKNIYDTQNESAKK, encoded by the coding sequence ATGGATGTAATTGTAGTAGGTGGCGGAACTTCGGGACTTCTTTCAGCACTTGCACTTGAAAAAGAAGGGCATAATGTAATCGTATTTGAAAAAGAAGATGTTGTAGGCGGTTTATGTAGGAGTGAAAAAATTGACGGATATACTGTTGATATTGGAGTCCACGCAATTACCATGCTCGATAACGGACCTTTAATCAGACTTTTGAATAAGTACTCGCGATACATTCCAAATTTCAGAAATTATGGGGATTACTACATAAGAACTGATAAATTACACAGAATCCCTGTTTCGATGCATGAATGGATGACTACACCAGTAATTCCAAATAAAGACAAAGTTTTGATCACTTCAAAGATTATGGACTTAATGACGATGGGTTTTACAAAAGATGCTTCTGTACATGATTTTGTAAAAGAAATGGGCCTTAGTCAAACGTCAATAGACTTTTTCAACACTATTGCTTATTTTTTAAGTGGAGAAGACCTTGAACACACACCACTCTGGAGATTTTTTACCGGTGCAGGCTATATTCCTGAAGACGATATTTTACCATTCATCTACAAGGATATGAAAATAAATCCGCTGAAATCAACACTTGTAAAGAAATTTGGAACTGAAAGAATCATCAATATCTTAAATGCCGGATTTATAAGCTCCATAAAAAACGGTTCAAAAAAATACATCAATAAATTCATGACTGAGCACAGATATTCAACACAAGGCTATCCTGTTGGTGGAGTTCAGTCTATCTGTAATTGTGTAACTTATTCACTTACAAATACCCAAATAAAAAACGAAGAAGTCAAAAAAATAACAAAAAACGGTAAAAAATACACTGTAAAGACTTCTGAAGGAGAATACACGTCAGATATTATTGTTTATTCTGCACCTGCAATTACGTTACCAAAAGTGGCGAAAATAACTAAAATTCAAAAGAATAAGGAAAAATTAAGCAACATCAAGTTTACAAAATCAACTACTGTCTGGATCGGGGACGAAAAAAATTACTTCCCATATTTGGGTTCTGAAATCTGGATAGAGAATCCTTGCTGGGCGTCTACCATTTCAAACTACGATGAGAGCCTAGCTCCAAAAGGAAAACACTTAATGGGCTTTTCTTTCGTAAATTCAAAGAGAGAAGATGCTTTGCAAACTATTGAAAATAAACTAAATTTAAATACCGATAAAGTCGATATGCTCTATGTTCAAGAAACGGTTCCAGAGCAGGCATCTTGCTCAATTGGACAGTTCTTCGTTTACCCGAAAATTGATGATAGTTTCTTTGTTGTTGGAACAGATTCTGATCCCCGAAGTATGGGCATAACAAGAGCCGCATATTCTGTTGAAGTCATGTTATCTGAATTTAAAAATATCTACGATACTCAGAACGAATCAGCTAAAAAATAA